One genomic region from Haloterrigena gelatinilytica encodes:
- a CDS encoding ArsR/SmtB family transcription factor — MARLFPFRSEPAETEGQPRIVGLEGEDADAVFSALSSTTARRIYARLDEEPATPSDVAEAIDSSIQNVRYHLENLEEAGLVEVVDTWYSSRGNEMSVYATTDGPLIVTNDESTASRLREALSRFVGGVALLAAGGLFVQYSLTRWAESVTESAPAETAPTGAAGDEGDGPNGGETSGDRTDADGDGGGTGAAEEQSDDLGIASNETGGDSAPSLDGNGSSENATDNETVDAAADGAADVADAIFDVAPPGLLFFLGGLLVLLAVTAYWYWYWYRPAY; from the coding sequence ATGGCCCGGCTGTTCCCGTTTCGCTCCGAGCCCGCCGAAACCGAGGGCCAGCCGCGGATCGTCGGCCTCGAGGGCGAGGACGCAGACGCGGTGTTCAGCGCGCTCTCCTCGACGACGGCCCGCCGGATCTACGCGCGCCTCGACGAGGAGCCCGCGACGCCCAGCGACGTCGCTGAGGCCATCGACTCCTCGATACAGAACGTCCGCTACCACCTCGAGAACTTGGAGGAGGCGGGGCTCGTCGAGGTCGTCGACACCTGGTACTCCTCGCGGGGCAACGAGATGAGCGTCTACGCGACGACCGACGGGCCGCTGATCGTCACGAACGACGAGTCGACGGCCAGCCGGCTTCGCGAGGCTCTCTCGCGGTTCGTCGGCGGGGTCGCGCTGCTCGCCGCCGGCGGCCTGTTCGTCCAGTACTCCCTCACGCGGTGGGCCGAGTCGGTGACGGAGTCCGCGCCCGCCGAGACGGCGCCGACGGGCGCTGCCGGGGACGAGGGCGACGGACCGAACGGCGGCGAAACGAGCGGCGACCGAACGGACGCGGACGGAGACGGTGGCGGAACGGGAGCCGCCGAGGAGCAGTCGGACGACCTCGGAATCGCCAGCAACGAGACCGGCGGCGACAGCGCGCCGAGTCTCGACGGCAACGGGTCGAGCGAGAACGCGACTGACAACGAGACCGTCGACGCGGCGGCCGACGGCGCCGCGGACGTGGCCGACGCGATCTTCGACGTCGCGCCGCCCGGACTGCTCTTCTTCCTCGGCGGCCTGCTCGTCTTGCTCGCCGTCACGGCCTACTGGTACTGGTACTGGTATCGCCCGGCGTACTGA